One window of the Shewanella cyperi genome contains the following:
- the lrp gene encoding leucine-responsive transcriptional regulator Lrp yields MAYNKKNPVKDLDRIDRNILNELQIDGRISNVELSKRVGLSPTPCLERVKRLEKQGYINGYTALVNPHFLGASLLVFVEITLNRDTPEVFDRFNRAVQLLDDIQECHLVSGDFDYLLKTRVSDMSAYRRLLGETLLKLPSVSDTRTYVVMEEVKQTSKVALNNLLDA; encoded by the coding sequence ATGGCTTATAATAAAAAGAATCCAGTAAAAGACTTGGATCGTATCGATCGCAACATCCTTAACGAGCTGCAAATTGACGGGCGCATTTCCAATGTTGAACTGTCAAAAAGGGTAGGACTTAGTCCAACGCCCTGTTTGGAAAGGGTTAAACGACTCGAGAAACAAGGCTACATCAACGGCTATACCGCATTGGTTAATCCCCATTTCCTGGGGGCATCTCTGTTGGTATTCGTTGAGATCACGCTTAACCGCGACACACCAGAAGTGTTTGACCGCTTCAACAGGGCAGTACAACTGCTTGATGATATCCAGGAATGCCATCTGGTTTCCGGTGATTTCGACTACCTGTTGAAGACCAGGGTGTCAGACATGTCAGCCTACCGTCGTTTACTCGGCGAAACCCTGCTAAAGCTGCCATCAGTTTCAGATACCCGTACCTACGTGGTGATGGAAGAGGTGAAGCAAACCAGCAAAGTGGCGCTGAACAACCTGCTGGACGCCTGA
- the tusC gene encoding sulfurtransferase complex subunit TusC translates to MKKLCVVFRHGPHGTAHGREALDLAMLAASFELEVSLLFCDEGVLHLLQGQEPEKIGCRDYIATFKALPFYDVEIQLVCKQSLADYGLSKAALEEELQILDAAAITAHLKSVDEVVVY, encoded by the coding sequence ATGAAAAAACTTTGTGTGGTATTCAGACACGGCCCCCACGGCACGGCACATGGCCGCGAGGCATTGGATCTGGCCATGTTGGCCGCCAGCTTCGAACTGGAGGTCAGTCTGCTGTTTTGTGATGAGGGTGTGCTGCATTTACTGCAGGGCCAGGAGCCGGAAAAGATAGGCTGCCGTGATTATATTGCCACCTTCAAGGCCCTGCCCTTTTATGACGTGGAAATCCAATTGGTGTGTAAACAGTCTCTGGCCGATTACGGCCTCAGCAAAGCTGCTCTGGAAGAAGAGTTACAGATCCTTGATGCGGCCGCCATTACGGCACACCTGAAGTCTGTCGATGAAGTGGTGGTATATTGA
- the ald gene encoding alanine dehydrogenase, with the protein MIIGVPKEIKNHEYRVGMVPSSVRELTLKGHQVFVETNAGNGIGFTDQDYIDAGAAILGTAAEVFAKAEMIVKVKEPQAVERAMLRHDQILFTYLHLAPDLPQTEELVQSGAVCIAYETVTDDRGGLPLLAPMSEVAGRMSIQAGAMALEKSAGGRGMLLGGVPGVEPAKVVIIGGGMVGTNAAQMAVGMGADVVVLDRSIDALRRLNVQFGSAVKAVYSTADAIERHVLEADLVIGGVLIPGAAAPKLVTADMIKRMKPGSAIVDVAIDQGGCVETSHATTHQDPTYIVDDVVHYCVANMPGAVARTSTFALNNATLPYILKLANMGYREALLADKHLLNGLNVMHGKVTCKEVAEAHNLPYAAPSTLL; encoded by the coding sequence ATGATAATTGGTGTACCAAAGGAAATCAAAAACCATGAATATCGTGTTGGTATGGTTCCATCAAGCGTTCGTGAACTGACGCTCAAGGGTCATCAGGTTTTTGTCGAAACCAATGCCGGTAACGGAATTGGCTTCACCGATCAGGATTATATCGATGCAGGCGCCGCCATTCTGGGCACTGCAGCCGAAGTCTTTGCCAAAGCTGAAATGATTGTAAAGGTTAAAGAGCCACAAGCGGTTGAGCGCGCCATGCTGCGCCACGACCAAATTCTCTTTACCTATCTGCACCTGGCTCCCGATTTGCCACAGACCGAAGAGCTGGTGCAAAGCGGTGCCGTGTGTATCGCTTATGAAACCGTAACCGACGACCGTGGTGGTCTGCCACTGCTGGCCCCCATGTCTGAAGTTGCCGGTCGTATGTCTATCCAGGCCGGTGCCATGGCGCTGGAAAAATCTGCCGGTGGCCGCGGTATGCTGCTCGGTGGTGTCCCAGGCGTTGAACCTGCCAAGGTTGTCATTATAGGTGGCGGCATGGTGGGTACCAATGCGGCCCAGATGGCTGTAGGTATGGGTGCCGATGTTGTGGTACTGGACCGCTCTATCGATGCCTTGCGTCGTCTGAACGTACAGTTCGGCTCAGCGGTTAAGGCTGTGTATTCCACTGCCGATGCTATTGAGCGTCATGTACTGGAAGCCGATTTGGTTATCGGTGGCGTATTGATTCCCGGTGCCGCTGCGCCCAAGTTGGTTACTGCCGACATGATCAAGCGCATGAAGCCAGGCTCTGCCATTGTGGACGTGGCTATCGACCAGGGCGGCTGTGTGGAAACTTCCCACGCGACTACTCACCAGGATCCAACCTACATAGTTGATGACGTGGTGCACTACTGCGTAGCCAACATGCCTGGTGCCGTGGCCCGTACTTCAACCTTCGCGTTGAACAACGCCACCCTGCCCTACATCCTCAAACTGGCGAACATGGGTTACCGTGAAGCCCTGCTGGCGGATAAGCATCTGCTGAATGGTTTGAACGTGATGCACGGCAAAGTGACCTGTAAGGAAGTGGCTGAAGCCCACAACCTGCCTTACGCAGCGCCAAGCACTCTGCTGTAA
- the lolA gene encoding outer membrane lipoprotein chaperone LolA translates to MRKPIVKYLSLLLLLAGPVLADDAEALRQRLAGLESLKANFSQQVTDVNQKQIQQGEGVLALGFPNRFYWHLTEPDESLIVAAKETVWIYNPFAEEVTALDMADVLEASPMALLVQQDKASWDKYDIKAKGDCYAISPKDKTQSAVVDVTVCFKGEVLSSLSLTDEQHNLSHFELSGVTKLSDTDSTLFQFDLPQGVTLDDQRKGFAK, encoded by the coding sequence ATAAGGAAACCGATAGTGAAATACCTTTCTTTATTACTCTTGTTGGCCGGACCTGTGTTGGCCGATGATGCCGAAGCATTGCGTCAGCGCCTGGCTGGGCTTGAAAGCCTCAAGGCCAATTTTTCCCAGCAAGTAACAGACGTAAACCAAAAACAAATCCAGCAGGGCGAAGGCGTGCTGGCCCTTGGCTTTCCCAACCGCTTTTATTGGCATCTGACAGAGCCGGACGAATCCCTGATTGTGGCGGCCAAAGAAACCGTGTGGATATACAATCCCTTTGCCGAAGAGGTCACGGCCCTGGATATGGCCGATGTGCTTGAGGCATCGCCCATGGCACTGCTGGTACAGCAGGACAAGGCCAGCTGGGACAAGTACGATATTAAGGCCAAGGGCGATTGTTACGCTATCAGCCCAAAAGATAAAACCCAGAGCGCTGTGGTAGATGTCACAGTGTGCTTTAAGGGAGAAGTCTTGAGCAGTCTCAGTCTCACCGATGAGCAACACAACCTGAGCCATTTTGAACTGAGTGGCGTAACCAAGCTTTCCGATACCGATTCGACCCTGTTTCAATTTGACTTGCCCCAGGGTGTCACCCTCGACGATCAGCGCAAGGGTTTCGCCAAGTGA
- the crcB gene encoding fluoride efflux transporter CrcB, whose product MTNLMYVGLGGAIGAISRYLISILMLQLFGTGFPFGTLAVNIIGSFFMGLVYGLGQVSHISPEFKSLVGVGLLGALTTFSTFSNETLLLMQQGHWLKAGLNVALNLCICLFMVYIGQQIVFSRV is encoded by the coding sequence ATGACTAACCTGATGTATGTTGGCCTCGGCGGCGCCATAGGTGCGATAAGTCGTTATCTTATTTCGATTTTGATGTTGCAGCTCTTTGGCACCGGCTTCCCTTTTGGTACACTGGCGGTCAATATTATCGGCTCGTTTTTTATGGGGCTGGTGTACGGCCTGGGCCAGGTCAGCCATATCAGCCCGGAATTCAAATCCCTGGTTGGGGTAGGGCTGCTGGGGGCATTGACCACCTTCTCCACTTTCTCCAATGAGACCTTGCTGTTAATGCAGCAGGGCCACTGGCTGAAGGCCGGACTGAATGTCGCGCTGAACCTGTGTATTTGCCTGTTTATGGTGTACATTGGCCAGCAAATTGTATTTTCCCGCGTTTAA
- a CDS encoding TusE/DsrC/DsvC family sulfur relay protein — translation MVEQLEFNGKLIETDAQGYLKHVADWNEEIALIIAAREQIEMTAAHWEVVHFVRDFYMEFNTSPAIRALVKAMGLKLGAEKGNSKYLYTLFPVGPAKQATKIAGLPKPAKCI, via the coding sequence TTGGTAGAACAACTGGAATTTAACGGCAAACTGATAGAAACGGATGCCCAGGGCTATTTGAAACATGTGGCCGACTGGAATGAAGAGATAGCGCTCATTATTGCCGCCCGTGAGCAGATAGAGATGACCGCAGCCCATTGGGAGGTGGTGCATTTTGTCAGGGATTTCTATATGGAATTCAACACCAGCCCGGCCATCCGGGCGTTGGTGAAGGCGATGGGATTGAAACTCGGCGCCGAAAAAGGCAATTCCAAGTACCTCTATACCCTGTTTCCAGTGGGGCCGGCCAAGCAAGCCACCAAGATTGCCGGACTGCCCAAGCCAGCGAAATGCATTTGA
- a CDS encoding replication-associated recombination protein A, with the protein MRPRSVEEYVGQHHLLAEGKPLRQALLAGRAHSMLLWGPPGTGKTTLAELIARYTNAHVERISAVTSGVKEIRQAIEQAKAVAQSRGQRTLLFVDEVHRFNKSQQDAFLPFIEDGTVIFIGATTENPSFEVNNALLSRCRVYLIKRLDEAELCAILNQALADEDRGLGKRQLQLPQELAQAMARFCDGDARKALNLLELMADMVADGATLDAAMFNEVAGHRAASYDKGGDEFYDLISAVHKSVRGSSPDGALYWYCRILTAGGDPLQVARRLLAIASEDIGNADPNAMTVALNAWDCFHRVGPAEGERAIAQALVYLASAPKSNAVYLAFKEGKRLAAETCDQPVPMHLRNAPTKLMAELGHGAGYRYAHDEAGAFAAGENYFPPSLSDTRLYHPSNRGFEKRIQEKLAQLDMLNQQSSERRYD; encoded by the coding sequence ATGCGGCCACGCAGTGTGGAGGAGTATGTCGGCCAACATCATTTGCTTGCCGAAGGTAAACCCCTGCGCCAGGCGCTGCTGGCGGGCAGGGCGCATTCCATGCTTTTGTGGGGCCCACCCGGTACGGGTAAAACCACCCTGGCCGAACTGATTGCCCGCTACACCAATGCCCATGTAGAACGCATTTCAGCGGTTACCTCCGGGGTCAAGGAAATCCGCCAGGCCATAGAACAAGCCAAGGCCGTGGCCCAGTCCAGGGGCCAGCGCACCTTGCTGTTTGTCGATGAAGTACACAGATTCAATAAAAGCCAGCAAGACGCATTTCTGCCCTTTATTGAAGATGGCACAGTGATTTTTATCGGTGCCACCACGGAAAATCCCTCCTTTGAAGTCAACAATGCGCTCCTGTCCCGCTGCCGGGTATACCTGATAAAGCGGCTGGATGAGGCGGAGCTGTGCGCCATTCTGAACCAGGCGCTTGCGGATGAAGACCGGGGACTGGGCAAAAGGCAACTGCAACTGCCACAGGAATTGGCGCAGGCGATGGCGCGCTTTTGCGATGGTGATGCCCGCAAGGCCCTGAACCTGCTCGAACTGATGGCCGACATGGTGGCCGATGGTGCCACCCTTGATGCCGCCATGTTCAATGAAGTGGCCGGACACAGGGCGGCCAGTTATGACAAGGGCGGCGATGAGTTTTACGATCTGATTTCAGCCGTCCATAAATCGGTGCGGGGCTCGTCACCCGATGGCGCCCTGTACTGGTATTGCCGCATCCTGACAGCCGGAGGCGATCCTTTGCAGGTGGCCAGGCGGCTATTGGCCATTGCCTCTGAGGATATAGGCAATGCCGATCCCAATGCCATGACTGTGGCACTGAACGCCTGGGATTGTTTCCACCGCGTTGGTCCTGCCGAGGGTGAGCGGGCCATAGCCCAGGCGCTGGTTTATTTGGCATCCGCGCCCAAGAGCAATGCCGTATACCTGGCCTTCAAGGAAGGGAAACGCCTTGCCGCCGAAACCTGCGATCAGCCAGTTCCCATGCACCTTCGCAATGCCCCCACCAAGCTGATGGCCGAGCTTGGCCACGGTGCCGGCTACCGTTATGCCCACGATGAGGCCGGAGCCTTTGCCGCCGGTGAAAACTATTTCCCACCAAGTCTCAGCGATACCCGCTTATACCATCCAAGCAACCGCGGATTTGAGAAGCGGATCCAGGAAAAACTGGCCCAGTTGGATATGCTGAACCAGCAGAGTTCGGAGCGCCGCTATGACTAA
- the rpmI gene encoding 50S ribosomal protein L35: MPKMKTDRGVAKRFKKTANGFKRKQAHLRHILTKKSTKRKRHLRAKCLVAKADVPAIARQLPYA; the protein is encoded by the coding sequence ATGCCAAAAATGAAAACTGACCGCGGCGTTGCGAAGCGTTTTAAGAAAACCGCCAATGGTTTCAAGCGCAAGCAAGCCCACCTGCGTCACATCCTGACCAAGAAGAGCACCAAGCGTAAGCGCCATCTGCGCGCCAAATGCCTGGTTGCCAAAGCCGACGTTCCAGCAATCGCGCGTCAACTGCCATACGCTTAA
- the rplT gene encoding 50S ribosomal protein L20: MPRVKRGVTARARHKKVLKLAKGYYGARSRTYRVAVQAVTKAGQYAYRDRRQKKRQFRQLWIARINAASRQNGLSYSRFINGLKKASIEIDRKILADIAVFDKVVFATLVEKAKEALTK; the protein is encoded by the coding sequence ATGCCAAGAGTTAAGCGTGGTGTTACCGCACGTGCTCGTCACAAGAAGGTTCTGAAGCTTGCCAAAGGTTACTACGGTGCCCGTTCGCGTACTTATCGCGTAGCGGTACAGGCAGTTACCAAGGCTGGTCAATATGCTTACCGTGACCGTCGTCAGAAGAAACGTCAATTCCGTCAACTGTGGATTGCACGTATCAATGCTGCCTCTCGTCAGAATGGTCTGTCTTACAGCCGTTTCATCAACGGTCTGAAGAAGGCTTCTATCGAGATCGATCGTAAGATCCTGGCCGACATCGCTGTATTCGACAAAGTTGTATTTGCAACTCTGGTTGAAAAGGCAAAAGAAGCTCTGACCAAGTAA
- the serS gene encoding serine--tRNA ligase, giving the protein MLDPKYLRNELETTAERLATRGFILDVAKLNALEEQRKSLQVATEELQAKRNAISKSIGQAKSRGEDVAPIMAQVGSLGEELDAKKQELSALLEELNGIAMAIPNLPDESVPVGADETENVEVRRWGTPRSFDFDVKDHVDLGEGLGGLDFKSAVKVTGSRFIVMKGQIARMHRALAQFMLDLHTTEHGYTEAYVPYLVNADSLLGTGQLPKFGEDLFHTKPATEEGQGLSLIPTAEVPLTNLARDTILDEDELPVKLTAHTPCFRSEAGSYGKDTRGLIRQHQFDKVEMVQLVKPEESMAALEAMTGHAEKVLQRLGLPYRTVALCTGDMGFGAAKTYDIEVWLPAQNTYREISSCSNVKDFQARRMQARYRDKADNKPVLLHTLNGSGLAVGRTLVAILENYQNSDGTVTVPEALRPYMGGLEKLG; this is encoded by the coding sequence ATGCTAGATCCCAAATATCTTAGAAATGAACTGGAAACCACGGCTGAACGTCTCGCCACGCGCGGCTTTATTTTGGATGTCGCCAAGCTCAATGCTCTGGAAGAGCAGCGCAAGTCCTTGCAGGTCGCCACAGAAGAACTGCAAGCCAAGCGCAATGCCATTTCCAAGTCCATTGGTCAAGCCAAGTCCCGCGGTGAAGATGTTGCTCCTATCATGGCTCAGGTTGGATCCCTCGGCGAAGAGCTGGATGCCAAGAAGCAGGAGTTGAGTGCACTGCTGGAAGAGCTCAACGGCATTGCCATGGCCATTCCCAACCTGCCGGACGAATCTGTGCCTGTGGGTGCCGATGAAACCGAAAACGTGGAAGTACGCCGTTGGGGCACCCCACGCAGCTTTGACTTTGATGTGAAAGATCATGTGGATCTGGGGGAGGGCCTGGGTGGCCTGGACTTCAAGAGCGCAGTCAAGGTAACAGGTTCGCGCTTTATCGTGATGAAGGGCCAGATTGCCCGTATGCACCGTGCTCTGGCGCAGTTCATGCTGGATTTGCACACCACAGAGCATGGCTACACCGAGGCCTACGTGCCTTACCTGGTTAATGCAGACAGCTTGCTTGGCACGGGCCAGTTGCCCAAGTTCGGTGAAGACCTGTTTCACACCAAACCGGCTACCGAAGAAGGTCAGGGCCTGAGCCTCATTCCAACCGCCGAAGTGCCGCTGACCAACCTGGCCCGCGATACCATTTTGGACGAAGATGAGCTGCCGGTGAAACTGACGGCCCATACGCCTTGCTTCCGCAGTGAGGCCGGCTCCTACGGTAAAGACACCCGTGGTCTCATCCGTCAGCACCAGTTCGACAAGGTGGAAATGGTGCAACTGGTGAAGCCGGAAGAGTCCATGGCCGCGCTGGAAGCCATGACGGGTCATGCAGAAAAAGTACTGCAGCGTCTCGGCCTGCCATACCGCACCGTGGCCCTGTGTACCGGGGATATGGGTTTCGGTGCCGCCAAGACCTATGACATTGAAGTCTGGTTGCCGGCGCAAAACACCTACCGGGAAATTTCTTCCTGCTCCAACGTGAAGGATTTCCAGGCCCGCCGCATGCAGGCCCGTTATCGCGACAAGGCAGATAACAAGCCCGTTCTGCTGCATACCCTCAACGGCTCTGGCTTGGCAGTGGGTCGTACCCTGGTCGCCATTCTGGAAAACTACCAGAACAGTGACGGCACTGTGACTGTGCCCGAGGCGTTGCGGCCATACATGGGTGGCCTGGAAAAGCTGGGATAA
- the trxB gene encoding thioredoxin-disulfide reductase, protein MSQAKHCNVLILGSGPAGYTAAVYAARANLKPVMVTGMQQGGQLTTTTEVENWPGDADHLTGPLLMERMHKHAEKFDTEIIFDHINEVTLTERPFKLKGDNGEYTCDALIIATGASARYLGLPSEEAFMGRGVSACATCDGFFYRNQKVAVIGGGNTAVEEALYLSNIASEVHLVHRRDTFRSEKILIDRLMDKVANGNIVLHLDATLDEVVGDNMGVTGVKLKSTKDDSIEELAVAGVFVAIGHSPNTAIFEGQLEMNNGYLKVQSGLNGNATQTSIPGVFAAGDVMDQHYRQAITSAGTGCMAALDAERFLDASH, encoded by the coding sequence ATGAGCCAAGCCAAACATTGTAACGTATTGATTTTGGGTTCAGGCCCAGCGGGTTACACAGCAGCCGTCTATGCTGCACGCGCAAACCTTAAGCCCGTCATGGTGACGGGTATGCAGCAAGGTGGTCAGCTGACCACTACCACTGAAGTGGAAAACTGGCCCGGTGATGCAGATCACCTGACAGGTCCTTTGCTGATGGAACGCATGCATAAACATGCAGAAAAGTTTGATACCGAGATCATCTTCGACCATATCAACGAAGTGACTCTGACCGAGCGCCCCTTCAAGCTCAAGGGCGACAACGGTGAGTACACCTGTGATGCGCTGATCATCGCCACCGGCGCTTCGGCCCGTTATCTGGGACTGCCCTCGGAAGAAGCCTTCATGGGTCGCGGCGTATCCGCCTGCGCCACCTGCGATGGTTTCTTCTATCGCAATCAGAAGGTCGCCGTGATTGGTGGCGGTAACACAGCGGTTGAAGAAGCCCTGTATCTGTCCAACATCGCCTCTGAAGTGCATCTGGTACATCGCCGCGATACCTTCCGCTCCGAGAAAATCCTTATCGATCGTCTGATGGACAAGGTAGCCAACGGTAATATCGTCCTGCATTTGGATGCGACCCTGGACGAAGTGGTAGGTGACAACATGGGTGTGACCGGCGTTAAGCTCAAGAGCACCAAGGATGACAGCATTGAAGAACTGGCCGTAGCCGGCGTGTTCGTGGCCATTGGTCACAGCCCCAATACCGCCATCTTCGAAGGTCAGTTGGAAATGAACAACGGTTATCTCAAGGTGCAAAGCGGTCTGAATGGCAATGCCACCCAAACCAGCATTCCCGGCGTGTTTGCTGCAGGCGATGTGATGGATCAGCACTACCGTCAGGCTATCACCTCTGCCGGTACAGGCTGTATGGCAGCCCTGGATGCCGAGCGCTTTCTCGATGCCAGCCACTGA
- a CDS encoding DNA translocase FtsK, with protein sequence MSQANHVNTLSGLQRLLEGGLILCCMTATYVLLALTSFNPGDPGWSQSNYQGQIINLGGAVGAWTADVLLYFFGYSAYLVPFMIAGTGWLLFKRAHRLLEVDYFSVGLRLIGFLLIVFGMSSLASMNANDIFEYSAGGVAGDVIAAAMLPYFNQLGTTLLLLCFVCAGFTLLTGISWILVVELLGRGTLWLARSLYRMPKRIQAPRETEDTRGFMSLVANFKAKQDKARQSEEDSEDYAEVESLAPVKPVTRIAKRRVEPLVGADAEEQDDELSVPFVPAAGVEPAVNIDDDEDMPPWDDEIDFDTKASSGAVTVKTRKAREQEKAKIVDGIVILPGQDENAVQRPMDPLPSISLLDVPNRKANPISEEELEQVARLVEAKLADFNIVANVVGVYPGPVITRFELELAPGVKASKISNLSSDLARSLLAERVRVVEVIPGKAYVGLELPNKFRETVFMRDVLDCDAFKNSPSSLSMVLGQDIAGEPVVVDLGKMPHLLVAGTTGSGKSVGVNVMITSLLYKSSPEDVRFIMIDPKMLELSVYEGIPHLLCEVVTDMKEASNALRWCVGEMERRYKLMSALGVRNLKGYNAKIAEAKANGEEITDPLWKASDSFEEEAPALDKLPSIVVVVDEFADMMMIVGKKVEELIARIAQKARAAGIHLILATQRPSVDVITGLIKANIPTRIAFQVSSRIDSRTILDQQGAETLLGMGDMLYMPPGTGVPVRVHGAFIDDHEVHKVVADWHARGKPQYIEEILQGASEGEQVLLPGEAPEGGDDEYDPLYDEAVAFVTETRRGSISSVQRKFKIGYNRAARIIEQMEMAGVVSSQGHNGNREVLAPPPPRN encoded by the coding sequence TTGTCACAGGCAAATCACGTCAATACACTCAGCGGCTTACAACGACTCCTGGAAGGTGGACTGATTCTTTGTTGTATGACCGCCACTTACGTTCTGCTCGCCCTGACCAGCTTCAATCCTGGCGATCCCGGCTGGAGTCAATCCAACTACCAGGGACAGATAATCAATCTGGGTGGTGCCGTTGGGGCCTGGACTGCCGATGTGCTGCTGTACTTTTTTGGCTACAGCGCTTATTTGGTACCTTTCATGATCGCCGGTACCGGCTGGTTGCTGTTTAAGCGCGCCCACAGATTGTTGGAAGTGGACTACTTTTCCGTCGGTTTGCGCTTGATTGGCTTTTTGCTGATTGTTTTCGGCATGTCGTCCCTCGCCAGCATGAATGCCAATGATATCTTTGAATATTCTGCCGGAGGTGTTGCAGGCGATGTGATCGCTGCTGCCATGCTGCCCTATTTCAACCAATTGGGCACGACACTGCTGTTGCTGTGCTTTGTCTGCGCCGGGTTTACCTTGCTTACGGGCATTAGCTGGATCCTGGTAGTGGAATTGCTGGGACGGGGTACCCTGTGGCTGGCACGCAGTTTGTACCGCATGCCCAAGCGGATACAGGCGCCGAGGGAAACCGAAGATACCCGGGGTTTTATGTCCCTTGTGGCGAACTTCAAGGCTAAACAGGATAAAGCGCGTCAGTCTGAGGAAGATTCAGAGGATTATGCTGAAGTCGAGTCTTTGGCTCCGGTAAAGCCCGTCACCCGTATTGCCAAGCGCCGGGTAGAGCCCTTGGTCGGCGCTGATGCCGAAGAGCAGGATGATGAGTTGTCTGTTCCATTCGTTCCTGCGGCAGGTGTCGAGCCGGCGGTAAACATTGACGATGACGAAGACATGCCCCCTTGGGACGACGAAATAGACTTTGATACCAAAGCATCTTCCGGCGCCGTTACTGTCAAGACCCGCAAGGCGAGGGAGCAGGAAAAAGCCAAAATTGTCGACGGCATAGTCATATTGCCGGGACAGGATGAAAACGCCGTGCAGCGCCCTATGGATCCACTGCCCAGCATCAGCCTGCTGGATGTGCCCAACCGCAAGGCCAATCCCATCAGTGAAGAAGAGCTGGAACAGGTCGCCAGATTGGTTGAGGCCAAATTAGCAGACTTCAACATAGTTGCCAATGTGGTCGGGGTTTATCCCGGACCTGTGATCACCCGTTTTGAGCTTGAACTGGCCCCAGGGGTCAAGGCATCGAAGATTTCCAATCTGTCGAGCGATCTCGCCCGTTCTCTGTTGGCCGAGCGGGTAAGGGTGGTAGAAGTGATCCCGGGCAAGGCCTACGTGGGTTTGGAACTGCCAAATAAATTCCGCGAAACCGTATTTATGCGTGACGTGCTGGACTGTGACGCGTTCAAGAACAGCCCCTCCAGCCTGTCTATGGTACTGGGCCAGGACATTGCCGGTGAACCCGTAGTAGTGGACCTTGGTAAGATGCCGCACCTTCTGGTGGCCGGTACCACGGGTTCGGGTAAGTCCGTCGGGGTCAACGTAATGATCACCAGTTTGCTGTACAAATCCAGCCCCGAAGATGTGCGCTTTATCATGATAGACCCCAAGATGTTGGAGCTTTCCGTTTATGAAGGTATTCCACACTTGCTGTGTGAGGTGGTAACCGACATGAAGGAAGCGTCCAACGCCCTGCGCTGGTGTGTGGGTGAAATGGAGCGGCGCTACAAACTGATGTCAGCACTCGGGGTCAGAAACCTCAAGGGCTATAATGCCAAGATTGCCGAGGCCAAGGCCAACGGCGAAGAGATAACCGATCCCCTGTGGAAAGCATCCGACAGTTTCGAAGAGGAAGCGCCGGCGCTGGATAAATTGCCATCCATAGTCGTGGTGGTGGATGAATTTGCCGACATGATGATGATAGTCGGTAAAAAAGTGGAAGAACTGATTGCCCGTATCGCCCAGAAAGCCCGTGCCGCCGGTATTCATTTGATCCTGGCCACCCAAAGACCCTCGGTGGATGTGATAACCGGTCTTATCAAGGCCAACATCCCAACCCGTATCGCCTTCCAGGTGTCATCCCGCATTGACTCTCGCACCATTCTCGATCAGCAGGGTGCCGAAACCCTGCTGGGTATGGGCGACATGCTGTACATGCCACCCGGTACCGGGGTTCCGGTACGGGTTCACGGCGCCTTTATTGACGATCATGAAGTACACAAGGTGGTTGCCGATTGGCATGCCCGCGGCAAGCCGCAATACATAGAGGAAATTCTCCAGGGTGCCAGTGAAGGTGAGCAGGTGTTGTTGCCCGGAGAAGCCCCCGAGGGCGGTGACGATGAATATGATCCTCTCTATGACGAGGCTGTGGCGTTTGTGACCGAGACCCGCCGCGGCTCCATCTCAAGCGTACAGCGAAAATTCAAAATAGGTTACAACCGCGCGGCACGGATAATCGAGCAAATGGAAATGGCGGGTGTGGTCAGCAGTCAGGGCCATAATGGCAACCGTGAAGTGTTGGCGCCACCTCCGCCGCGCAACTGA
- the tusB gene encoding sulfurtransferase complex subunit TusB: MILHHIQKSPAQDAALKMCLRFIAKEDALLLSGDAVTAPMLRQWSMALSPYKVFLLEDDVIARGLGGHLGKYTQVSYERWVELSLQYQKVITW, encoded by the coding sequence ATGATTTTGCATCATATTCAAAAGTCTCCTGCCCAGGATGCTGCACTGAAGATGTGCCTGCGCTTTATCGCCAAGGAAGATGCCTTGCTGCTCAGTGGCGATGCGGTGACGGCGCCCATGCTGCGTCAATGGTCCATGGCGTTGTCGCCCTACAAGGTATTTTTACTCGAAGATGATGTCATCGCCCGAGGGCTCGGCGGACATCTTGGCAAATACACCCAGGTGAGTTACGAGCGTTGGGTAGAATTGTCATTGCAGTATCAAAAGGTGATCACTTGGTAG